A window from Vigna angularis cultivar LongXiaoDou No.4 chromosome 7, ASM1680809v1, whole genome shotgun sequence encodes these proteins:
- the LOC108336514 gene encoding receptor-like protein 9DC3, which translates to MESWVGWSLILCCHMFFFHFSFSHSLCHPHDNIALLQFKTSDTFSFGSVETSPTYDDATYAFFTYAECSDMDPKTATWENGTDCCSWIGVTCHPISGRVINLDVSCSALYSEILPNSTFFYLSHLQSLNLAFNYIDFQLSSLFGGFVSLTHLNLSYCVFQGEIPSQISQLSKLESLDLSHNSGLTWKESSWKKFLQNATFLKELILDDVDMTQSSMKSLNQSTSLISLSLSNTGVWENLKNGILCLPKLQQLHLSYNYGLHGQHLPSFSCIGASLTILDLSSNQFEGSIPTSFSNLTHLTFLDLSNNIYLKGSIPSSLLTFSSLTFLDLGFNRFSGQIPNVFPQSNSFEKLDLSHNNIECELPSTFSNLQRLIFLDLSKNKFSGQIPSSISNLQHLIHLDLSYNEFKGQNPSSLSNLQHLILLDISLNKLSGQIPSSISNLQYLVLLDLSHNRLEGPLPNKIRSLSNLTRLYFNDNLLNETIPLWCLSLPYLQELDLSNNHFTGHISAMVSQSFEFLYLCNNKLQGNIPQSIFTLVNLRQLCLSSNNFSGFHNVNYNFPSLERLYLSSLGLTEFPKLAGKVPMLTQLDLSNNKLNGTVPKWLHEMDSLYFLNLSQNLLTTPIKQFSRNYNLHFLDLSFNLLTGDISSSICNVSFLNVLLLSHNKLVGIIPPCLAKLSSLYILDLQRNKLNGTLPSNFSMNAPIGVINLNDNQLEGILPKSLSNCTQLEILNLANNQIEDKFPDWIQTLPMLTVLVLRANKLYGPVPSLEMKHEFSSLLIFDISSNYFNGSIPKTYIQNFQAMKNVIRYKVGELYMQPSNSNAYVNESATITEFATITTKAINMAFKKIPKNFITIDLSRNKFEGEIPYVIGELHALKGLNFSHNRLSGSIPQSIGNLTNLESLDLSSNMFMGRIPTELTNLNFLEVLNLSYNHLVGEIPEGKKFNTFENNSYIGNSGLCGFPLSKNCSNTEQQSRSSPNFWREEGFEFGWEAVVIGYGCGIIVGIGLGIVVLFIGKPEWLVKMVRGGLRKKMRRR; encoded by the coding sequence ATGGAGTCATGGGTGGGGTGGTCGCTTATTCTATGTTGCCATATGTTCTTCTTTCACTTCTCATTCTCCCATTCCTTATGTCATCCTCACGATAATATTGCCTTACTCCAATTCAAAACCTCTGACACTTTTTCTTTTGGGTCAGTAGAGACCTCTCCCACTTATGATGATGCCACTTATGCTTTTTTCACCTATGCTGAATGCAGTGATATGGATCCAAAGACAGCAACATGGGAAAATGGGACAGATTGTTGCTCATGGATTGGCGTTACTTGCCATCCCATTTCTGGTCGTGTCATAAACCTCGATGTCTCATGCAGTGCCCTTTACAGTGAAATCCTTCCGAATAGTACCTTTTTCTATCTTTCTCATCTCCAATCACTTAATCTTGCTTTCAATTATATCGACTTTCAACTTTCATCTCTCTTTGGTGGATTTGTGAGTCTCACACACCTTAATTTGTCTTATTGTGTCTTTCAAGGTGAAATTCCTTCTCAAATCTCACAACTTTCAAAATTAGAATCACTTGATCTCTCTCATAATTCCGGGTTAACGTGGAAAGaaagcagttggaagaagttCCTCCAAAATGCAACATTTTTAAAGGAGCTTATTTTGGATGATGTAGATATGACTCAAAGTTCAATGAAGTCACTCAATCAGTCTACCTCTTTAATTAGTCTTAGTCTCAGTAACACTGGAGTATGGGAAAACTTGAAAAATGGCATATTATGCTTACCAAAACTTCAACAGTTGCACTTGTCATATAATTACGGTCTCCATGGCCAACATCTTCCTAGCTTCAGCTGCATTGGTGCTTCTCTCACTATATTGGATCTTTCATCTAATCAATTTGAGGGATCAATCCCTACCTCTTTCTCAAACCTCACACATCTTACTTTCCTTGATCTCTCAAATAACATCTATCTCAAAGGTTCAATTCCCTCCTCCCTCTTAACCTTTTCGAGTCTAACTTTTCTAGATCTTGGATTCAATCGATTCAGTGGCCAAATCCCAAATGTCTTTCCCCAGTCaaacagttttgaaaaactaGATTTGAGTCATAACAATATAGAATGTGAGCTaccatcaacattttcaaatctcCAACGTCTCATTTTCTTGGatctttcaaaaaataaatttagtggTCAAATTCCATCCTCAatttcaaatcttcaacatcTTATTCACTTGGATCTTTCATATAATGAATTTAAAGGCCAAAACCCATCCTCactttcaaatcttcaacatcTCATTCTCTTGGATATTTCATTGAATAAATTAAGTGGCCAAATTCCATCCTCAATTTCTAATCTTCAATATCTCGTTTTGTTAGATCTTTCACATAACAGATTGGAGGGTCCTTTGCCTAACAAAATAAGAAGTCTTTCAAACCTAACTCGGTTATACTTCAATGACAACTTACTAAATGAAACAATTCCTCTTTGGTGTTTATCTTTGCCCTATTTGCAAGAACTAGATCTATCAAATAATCATTTCACAGGACATATAAGTGCTATGGTGTCACAGTCCTTTGAATTTCTGTATTTGTGCAACAATAAGCTACAGGGAAATATTCCACAATCAATCTTCACTCTTGTAAATCTCCGCCAATTATGTTTATCATCAAACAACTTTAGCGGTTTTCACAACGTCAATTACAATTTCCCTAGCTTAGAGAGATTGTATTTATCTTCTTTAGGTCTGACAGAATTTCCAAAATTGGCAGGAAAAGTCCCAATGTTGACACAACTTGATCTatccaacaacaaattgaatggAACAGTTCCAAAGTGGTTACATGAAATggattcattatattttttgaacCTATCCCAAAACTTGTTGACAACTCCAATCAAGCAATTCTCAAGGAACTACAACCTCCACTTTCTTGATCTTAGTTTTAATTTACTCACTGGCGACATCTCTTCATCCATTTGTAATGTAAGTTTTCTTAATGTTCTCCTCTTGTCTCACAATAAGTTGGTAGGTATCATTCCACCATGCCTTGCAAAGTTGTCTTCCCTTTATATTTTGGATTTACAAAGGAACAAACTAAATGGCACATTACCAAGTAATTTCTCAATGAATGCTCCTATCGGAGTTATAAATCTGAATGACAACCAATTAGAAGGTATTTTGCCAAAATCTTTGTCCAATTGCACACAATTGGAGATCTTGAATCTTGCCAACAATCAAATTGAGGACAAATTTCCTGACTGGATTCAAACTCTACCAATGTTGACAGTATTGGTATTGCGTGCCAACAAATTGTACGGTCCCGTTCCAAGTTTAGAGATGAAACATGAATTTTCAAGTTTACTTATTTTTGATATCTCATCCAACTACTTCAATGGTTCAATACCAAAAACctatatacaaaattttcaagccATGAAGAACGTTATTCGTTACAAAGTGGGCGAGCTATACATGCAACCTTCCAATAGTAATGCATATGTAAATGAGTCTGCAACTATAACTGAATTTGCAACTATAAcaacaaaagccataaatatggcattcaaaaaaattccaaaaaactTTATAACCATTGATTTATCTAGAAACAAATTTGAAGGAGAGATTCCATATGTAATTGGAGAGCTTCATGCTCTTAAAGGACTCAACTTTTCTCATAATAGACTCAGTGGTTCTATTCCCCAATCCATTGGAAATTTGACAAATTTGGAATCACTGGATCTCTCCTCAAATATGTTCATGGGTAGGATACCCACAGAATTAACCAATTTGAACTTTCTTGAAGTCCTGAATCTTTCCTATAATCATCTTGTTGGAGAAATACCTGAAGGAAAAAAGTTCAACACTTTTGAAAATAACTCCTACATTGGAAACTCAGGACTATGTGGGTTCCCATTGTCAAAGAACTGCAGTAACACTGAACAACAATCTCGATCTTCTCCAAATTTCTGGCGAGAAGAGGGATTTGAATTTGGATGGGAAGCAGTTGTTATAGGATATGGATGTGGAATAATAGTTGGAATTGGTCTTGGAATTGTTGTATTATTCATTGGAAAGCCTGAATGGCTTGTGAAAATGGTCAGAGGTGGTCTTCGTAAAAAGATGAGAAGAAGGTGA